One genomic segment of Candidatus Cloacimonadota bacterium includes these proteins:
- a CDS encoding T9SS type A sorting domain-containing protein — MLRKIICIGLIMFFIFSGLISEKLQKTIFIPEVGYQTVYEDGNSTKISHSEEISRNERVEILWQDSDALAIAGEVKVSPDIETFVGWYLNDERASYYLNTETPMWEDPDWSPDFGFETDMLEDGSLMVAAANQTIRIYNSESIMIWEQNLNLNESVTDVALSSDGLYVYYSVKNQTTGNSYVTSFLVGLEEPVWQIDFPGSCNCLVLSGDGTKLVFTQYAGENSAMRVLEAENGAIIFEGPEQNQNPPAISFDGSIIVNGDYSGDVFVYEFVPEQETYQINWSYQVSNGGGGYNPWISSMAISSDGSTIAVGTHIFYADHYSGEIYLFNSYSSSPIWIFDANGPVVDLDISADGSTIAAAGYGPQDHSTPDFWIFGRNSNEPEFSINTSGSMFHLDLSEDGSICSVGGKAVHAYEMGNGGLLYCLECDLGGGNIAGTVNLIGNDDNSGVLVEILELENYTAYTDADGNYSLVFVPSGMYTVQASRNWYETVTEEFVLVFDDEITEVNFEMNELLLSPQNVEATIVGAGTTALINWDEPDGSSGIRDLENYNVWRLLEGEEEIPENWIFLTNIEQTFYLDADWENLPSGIYKYAVNAVYLSGESDVVFSNSLEKPVSIEENILENSSTRLIGCYPNPFSSSTTISFSCHREAENTEINIYNIKGQKIKTLDYINRVNAKATQSLYSITWNAGDQPSGIYFVRLKTENFEDMRKLLLIR, encoded by the coding sequence ATGTTAAGAAAAATTATTTGCATAGGTTTGATCATGTTTTTTATTTTTTCGGGTCTAATATCCGAAAAACTACAAAAAACAATTTTCATTCCTGAAGTCGGATACCAAACTGTTTACGAGGATGGAAATTCCACAAAAATTTCTCATTCAGAAGAAATATCCAGAAATGAAAGAGTGGAAATTCTCTGGCAGGATTCGGATGCATTAGCGATAGCAGGAGAAGTAAAGGTTTCACCGGATATTGAAACTTTTGTGGGTTGGTATTTGAATGATGAAAGAGCATCTTATTATTTGAACACCGAAACTCCGATGTGGGAAGATCCGGATTGGAGTCCCGATTTTGGTTTTGAGACCGATATGCTGGAAGACGGCAGTTTGATGGTCGCTGCTGCGAATCAAACCATCAGGATTTATAATTCGGAATCCATAATGATATGGGAACAAAATCTAAATTTGAATGAAAGTGTGACCGATGTTGCTCTCAGTTCCGATGGTTTATATGTGTATTATTCCGTAAAAAATCAAACGACCGGTAATTCTTATGTTACCTCTTTTTTAGTTGGATTAGAAGAACCGGTTTGGCAGATCGATTTTCCCGGTTCCTGCAATTGTCTCGTTTTAAGCGGAGATGGAACGAAACTGGTTTTTACTCAATATGCCGGAGAAAATAGTGCAATGAGAGTACTCGAGGCAGAAAATGGAGCGATCATTTTTGAAGGACCGGAACAAAACCAAAATCCGCCGGCAATTTCTTTTGACGGTTCGATAATCGTGAATGGAGATTATTCCGGTGATGTCTTTGTTTATGAATTTGTTCCCGAGCAAGAAACTTATCAAATAAATTGGAGTTACCAAGTCAGTAACGGAGGTGGAGGATATAATCCCTGGATCTCGAGTATGGCAATTTCCTCTGACGGAAGCACAATTGCCGTAGGAACACACATTTTTTATGCTGATCATTATAGCGGAGAAATTTACCTTTTCAATTCTTATTCATCGTCTCCGATCTGGATATTTGATGCCAACGGTCCTGTCGTTGATCTTGATATTTCTGCTGATGGTTCGACGATTGCTGCTGCCGGTTATGGACCGCAAGATCATTCCACACCCGATTTTTGGATATTTGGTAGAAACTCCAATGAACCTGAATTCAGTATAAACACTTCCGGTTCGATGTTTCATCTTGATCTTTCGGAAGATGGTTCTATTTGTTCGGTTGGAGGAAAAGCAGTTCATGCTTATGAAATGGGGAATGGCGGACTTTTGTATTGCCTGGAGTGCGATCTTGGCGGTGGGAATATTGCCGGAACAGTTAATCTCATTGGAAATGATGATAATTCAGGAGTACTTGTAGAGATTTTGGAATTAGAAAATTATACTGCTTATACTGATGCCGATGGAAATTACTCACTGGTTTTTGTTCCATCCGGGATGTACACAGTGCAAGCTTCCAGGAATTGGTATGAAACCGTTACAGAAGAATTTGTACTGGTCTTTGATGATGAAATTACGGAAGTAAATTTCGAGATGAATGAACTTCTTCTTTCTCCTCAAAATGTGGAAGCAACCATTGTTGGTGCAGGAACGACTGCTCTTATTAATTGGGATGAACCGGATGGCAGCAGCGGAATTCGTGACCTGGAAAATTATAATGTCTGGCGTTTGCTGGAAGGGGAAGAAGAAATCCCTGAAAACTGGATATTTCTGACAAACATCGAACAGACTTTTTATCTCGATGCAGATTGGGAAAATCTTCCTTCCGGTATTTATAAATATGCTGTGAATGCCGTTTACTTAAGCGGTGAATCGGATGTTGTTTTCTCAAATTCTCTGGAAAAACCAGTTTCTATTGAAGAAAATATTTTAGAAAATTCTTCGACTCGATTAATCGGTTGTTATCCGAATCCGTTCAGCAGTTCAACGACTATTTCATTTTCTTGCCACAGAGAAGCAGAGAACACAGAGATAAATATTTATAACATTAAAGGACAAAAAATAAAAACTTTGGACTACATTAACCGTGTTAATGCAAAAGCGACACAGTCGCTTTACTCCATAACCTGGAATGCAGGAGATCAACCTTCAGGGATTTATTTTGTGAGATTAAAGACGGAGAATTTTGAAGATATGAGGAAATTGCTTTTGATCCGATAG
- a CDS encoding murein L,D-transpeptidase, with protein sequence MKYTNLTNLEKLIHFIIIIISFSIILSENIDVQNLRLKNIEISYLNYSLPISQLLDFQTIDRTKVSIIINKSDYILTILYENNPIKSYPVVFGFNPVDDKLKQGDGCTPEGIFKIHDLYPHQSWSKFIWLDYPTTGSWVKHNRAKEEGTINSNAGIGGEIGIHGVPTGMDHLIDNKTNWTLGCISLKNKDINELFSILQKETKIIIVH encoded by the coding sequence TTGAAATATACCAATTTAACAAATTTAGAAAAACTCATCCATTTTATTATTATAATAATCTCATTTTCAATTATTTTGTCAGAAAATATTGATGTCCAAAACTTAAGATTAAAAAATATTGAAATTTCTTACTTGAATTATTCCCTACCAATCTCCCAACTTCTTGATTTTCAAACAATAGACAGAACAAAAGTATCTATCATAATAAATAAATCAGATTACATACTGACGATTTTATATGAGAACAATCCCATCAAATCCTATCCTGTTGTTTTCGGTTTCAATCCTGTCGATGATAAACTAAAGCAGGGAGACGGCTGCACTCCGGAAGGGATTTTCAAAATTCATGACCTTTATCCTCATCAAAGTTGGTCGAAATTTATCTGGCTCGATTATCCGACAACAGGATCATGGGTAAAACATAATCGGGCAAAGGAAGAAGGAACGATAAATTCAAATGCCGGGATTGGCGGAGAGATCGGAATTCATGGCGTTCCAACGGGAATGGATCATCTGATCGATAATAAAACAAACTGGACTTTGGGATGTATTTCTTTGAAGAATAAAGATATAAATGAATTGTTCAGCATTCTTCAAAAGGAAACAAAAATTATAATAGTTCATTAA